From Anomalospiza imberbis isolate Cuckoo-Finch-1a 21T00152 chromosome 6, ASM3175350v1, whole genome shotgun sequence, one genomic window encodes:
- the SPATA7 gene encoding spermatogenesis-associated protein 7: protein MGLRTQSRGRRSQVKDNECSALVIPRCGPASPFKGHLSNKSNAFCIGSSRTLTDQYLIRDHMVVHYNRILSAKAAVDSSLPKSRLTSIKLADQQRREKLKKKIAKCREKISLCEAPSCPRDSGRLLPSSFRKSLLEADDLSPSAGQAQYLPRAPSPYGEDCLLHSSPVKCTGKCSGNTCGIHAAPYSHSSVCVSRPPGKRSALPRSRSMESFVSVRCQRCKGNHPRASSGDLLERHSEYFTRSQKPFTPRTLISDAKPFLSEYRFYTPARRKKKNHRKQRVEAQTQTDMISFPSADKVHVRKVMGEKQKIKSKAEDKRYTLDEPERGVDDFQHSILRETSWCPQKSSPKRTVDEEEEELLYLTFIEDVTNEILRLGLFSNRVLDQLFECHIEENKNHLDEGKMRRMLDVLKSDLGCSQDSETELIHAGQEASGPLDLQEFDTTEKLECTSKGHRLRKATKNEEFLETMDLLNKPNKCELLPRSRRSSETRGKEDFSEDMGAGTESDFCGVEFEHPDTSPTCEAALNLLAFDSDLEVNEDLDELGENFAEALHISHNYS, encoded by the exons ATGGGGCTGAGGACGCAGAGCCGCGGCAGGCGGAGCCAAG TTAAAGACAATGAATGCTCAGCTCTTGTCATTCCCAGATGTGGTCCAGCAAGTCCATTTAAAGGACACTTAAGTAATAAAAGTAATG CTTTCTGCATTGGCTCCTCTCGAACTCTAACTGACCAGTACCTGATCAGAGATCACATGGTGGTTCATTATAACAGAATTCTTTCAGCCAAAG cAGCTGTAGATTCTTCATTGCCCAAAAGTAGGTTGACCAGCATCAAAC TTGCTGACCAGCAAAGAAGAGAGAAGCTGAAAAAGAAGATAGCCAAATGTAGAGAGAAAATAAGTCTGTGTGAAGCTCCATCCTGTCCAAGAGACAGTGGAAGGCTGCTGCCATCCTCTTTTAGAAAG agTCTCTTGGAAGCAGATGATCTCTCACCCTCAGCTGGCCAGGCACAGTACCTACCAAGAGCACCATCTCCTTATGGCGAGGATTGCTTGCTTCACTCCAGTCCAGTAAAATGCACCGGGAAATGTTCTGGGAATACATGCGGGATACATGCGGCACCTTACTCACACTCCAGTGTCTGTGTGTCAAGGCCACCAGGTAAACGCTCTGCACTTCCACGCAGTCGCTCCATGGAGAGTTTTGTGAGCGTGAGGTGCCAGAGGTGCAAAGGAAACCACCCCAGAGCCAGCAGCGGGGATCTTCTAGAGAGGCACTCTGAATACTTCACTAGGAGCCAAAAACCTTTTACTCCACGCACCTTAATATCAGATGCTAAACCTTTCCTGTCAGAGTACAGGTTTTACACTCCTGCTcgaagaaagaagaaaaatcaccgCAAGCAGCGCGTGGAAGCTCAAACACAGACTGATATGATCAG CTTTCCATCTGCAGACAAAGTGCATGTGAGAAAAGTTATGGGTGAAAAGCAGAAGATCAAATCAAAG GCTGAAGATAAAAGATATACTTTGGATGAGCCTGAGAGAGGAGTAGATGATTTTCAACACTCCATCCTAAG AGAGACATCATGGTGTCCTCAGAAGTCTTCACCAAAGAGAACTGTCGATGAGGA AGAAGAGGAGCTGTTGTATTTAACTTTCATTGAAGATGTAACAAATGAAATTCTTAGACTTGGCTTATTTTCTAACAG gGTTCTGGATCAACTGTTTGAGTGCCATATAGAAGAGAATAAGAACCACCTTGATGAG GGCAAAATGCGCCGGATGTTGGATGTGCTGAAATCAGACCTTGGCTGCAGCCAGGACAGCGAGACAGAGCTAATCCATGCAGGTCAGGAAGCCTCGGGCCCCCTGGATCTGCAGGAGTTTGATACAACAGAAAAGCTTGAGTGTACTAGTAAAGGTCACAGGCTGAGGAAAGCTACAAAAAATGAAGAATTCCTTGAGACCATGGACTTGttaaataaaccaaacaaatgTGAATTACTGCCACGGAGCAGAAGGTCGAGTGAGACACGGGGCAAGGAGGACTTCTCAGAAGATATGGGTGCTGGGACAGAGTCTGATTTCTGTGGTGTGGAATTTGAACACCCAGACACTTCACCCACCTGTGAGGCAGCTTTAAATTTGCTTGCTTTTGACAGTGATTTGGAAGTCAATGAGGATCTTGATGAACTTGGGGAAAACTTTGCAGAGGCCCTTCACATTTCACATAACTATTCATAA